Proteins from a genomic interval of Betaproteobacteria bacterium:
- a CDS encoding tripartite tricarboxylate transporter permease, translated as MRVRLLSVPYRLLYPAILLFCCIGVYSLNNSAVDVGLALFFGLLGYLFIKLDCEPAPLLLGFVLGPMMEDNLRRAMLLSRGNPAVFVTRPLSLALLLIALALLIVVVLPAVRKKREETFQE; from the coding sequence ATGAGGGTCAGACTGCTGTCGGTGCCTTATCGCCTTTTGTATCCGGCGATCCTGTTGTTCTGTTGCATCGGCGTTTACAGCCTCAACAACAGCGCGGTCGATGTCGGGCTGGCCTTGTTCTTCGGCCTGCTCGGTTATCTTTTCATCAAGCTCGACTGCGAACCCGCGCCGTTGCTGCTTGGGTTCGTGCTGGGACCGATGATGGAAGACAATCTGCGGCGCGCGATGTTGCTCTCGCGCGGCAACCCGGCCGTGTTCGTCACTCGTCCGCTGAGCCTTGCGCTGCTGCTGATCGCATTGGCATTACTCATTGTGGTCGTGCTTCCTGCCGTGAGAAAAAAACGCGAAGAAACTTTTCAGGAGTAA
- a CDS encoding gamma-glutamyltransferase family protein, with protein MPVLARNVVATSQPLAAQAGLRMLLRGGNAVDAAIATAAALTVVEPVMNGIGSDAFALVWDGKSLQGLNASGRAPRAWRPARYAGRERMPTEGWDSVTVPGVVSAWAGLSAKLGKLPFETLFEPAIDYARNGFHVSPVVASQWESQIPRLQDQPGFAQAFVRNGRAPRAGELFRFPEQADTLQDIARTRGESFYRGALAQRIADFSSACGGALHLDDLAAHQPDWVEPISQGYRGFRVHEIPPNGQGIAALIALGILEHFDLGSTAADSVESLHLQIEAMKLAFADVYRYVADVNAMEIRASNLLDPGYLKSRAQSIYRDRASQAVPGVPPSGTVYLAAADAGGMMVSYIQSNYMGFGSGVVVPGTGISMQNRGSGFSLQPGHPNQVGGGKRPFHTIIPAFLTRDGKPVMSFGVMGADMQPQGHLQMVVRLIDYGQNPQTAADAPRWKIALDGSLLLEQAVAEDVARGLAQLGHRIVRASPGSTEFGAAQLIHRLGDAYVAASEPRRDGQAIGF; from the coding sequence ATGCCTGTGCTGGCTCGCAATGTCGTAGCCACATCGCAGCCGCTGGCAGCACAGGCGGGACTGCGCATGCTGCTGCGTGGCGGCAATGCGGTCGATGCCGCGATTGCCACGGCTGCGGCGCTGACTGTGGTCGAGCCGGTCATGAACGGCATCGGCTCCGATGCCTTCGCACTGGTGTGGGACGGAAAATCGTTGCAGGGACTGAATGCCTCCGGCCGTGCACCGCGTGCGTGGAGACCCGCACGCTACGCCGGACGGGAGCGCATGCCGACCGAAGGCTGGGACAGCGTTACCGTACCCGGCGTGGTTTCGGCCTGGGCTGGTCTATCGGCGAAACTCGGCAAACTTCCATTCGAGACGTTGTTCGAGCCGGCCATCGACTATGCCCGCAATGGATTTCATGTCTCGCCGGTTGTCGCCTCGCAATGGGAATCGCAGATCCCGCGTCTGCAGGATCAACCTGGCTTCGCGCAGGCTTTCGTGCGCAATGGCCGCGCACCGCGCGCCGGCGAACTGTTCCGGTTTCCCGAGCAGGCCGACACGCTGCAGGATATCGCGCGCACCCGCGGAGAATCTTTCTATCGCGGCGCCCTCGCGCAACGCATCGCCGATTTCAGTTCCGCATGCGGAGGTGCGCTCCATCTCGACGATCTGGCCGCGCACCAGCCGGACTGGGTCGAACCGATAAGCCAGGGTTATCGCGGTTTCCGCGTGCATGAAATTCCGCCCAACGGCCAGGGCATCGCCGCGCTGATCGCGCTGGGCATCCTGGAACATTTCGATCTCGGCAGTACCGCTGCGGATTCAGTCGAAAGCCTGCACTTGCAGATCGAAGCCATGAAGCTCGCATTCGCCGATGTCTATCGCTATGTCGCGGACGTAAATGCAATGGAGATCCGCGCGTCGAACCTGCTCGATCCGGGGTATCTGAAATCGCGCGCGCAGTCGATTTATCGCGACCGCGCCAGCCAGGCGGTTCCCGGCGTACCGCCATCGGGTACGGTCTATCTCGCCGCTGCGGATGCGGGCGGCATGATGGTATCGTACATCCAGTCGAACTACATGGGATTCGGTTCCGGTGTGGTGGTGCCCGGCACGGGCATCAGCATGCAGAATCGCGGTTCCGGATTCTCACTTCAGCCCGGGCACCCGAATCAGGTCGGCGGTGGCAAGCGCCCGTTCCACACGATCATTCCCGCGTTCCTGACACGTGACGGTAAACCGGTCATGAGTTTCGGCGTGATGGGTGCCGATATGCAGCCACAGGGCCACCTGCAAATGGTGGTACGCCTCATCGACTACGGACAGAATCCGCAAACCGCAGCCGATGCCCCTCGCTGGAAAATCGCCCTGGATGGCAGCCTGCTGCTTGAACAGGCCGTCGCCGAAGACGTCGCGCGTGGTCTCGCGCAGCTCGGTCATCGCATTGTGCGTGCATCCCCGGGGAGCACTGAATTCGGTGCGGCGCAGCTCATTCACCGTCTCGGCGATGCTTACGTTGCCGCGTCGGAGCCGCGACGTGACGGTCAGGCAATCGGCTTCTGA
- a CDS encoding tripartite tricarboxylate transporter substrate binding protein, whose protein sequence is MLLVPCVQPLLAQDYPAKTIRLIVPYTPGGTADMLARTIGQKVAESLGQQIIIDNRPGAGGNIGADLAAKAAPDGYTLLMGTVATHAINPNLYPNMPYDAARDFAPIVLVATLPNLLVVNPLLPAKNVKELIALAKAKPGELAYASAGNGTSQHLSGELFKKMTGLDMIHIPYKGSAPAVTDLVGGQVQLMFDNIPSSLPQVRAGKLRALAVTGPRRSPVLPDLPTVSEAGLPGFSITSWFALFAPAGTPAKILLRLNKEAGKAIALKELRQLWMDQGIEPAGGTAEQLAAFRRIEASRWEKIARDSGARVE, encoded by the coding sequence ATGCTGCTCGTCCCATGCGTGCAGCCGCTGCTGGCCCAGGACTATCCCGCGAAAACGATCCGCCTCATCGTGCCCTACACTCCGGGAGGTACAGCCGATATGCTTGCGCGCACGATCGGCCAGAAGGTGGCCGAAAGTCTCGGACAGCAAATCATCATCGACAATCGTCCCGGCGCCGGTGGCAACATCGGAGCAGACCTCGCCGCCAAGGCCGCACCGGACGGCTATACGTTGTTGATGGGCACGGTCGCCACGCATGCGATAAATCCCAATCTGTATCCGAACATGCCCTACGACGCAGCCAGGGATTTCGCGCCGATCGTCCTGGTAGCCACGCTGCCGAATCTCCTGGTGGTCAATCCATTGCTGCCGGCGAAGAACGTGAAGGAATTGATCGCGCTTGCGAAAGCGAAGCCGGGCGAGCTTGCCTATGCCTCAGCCGGTAACGGTACGTCTCAGCATCTCTCCGGTGAGCTGTTCAAGAAAATGACCGGCTTGGACATGATCCACATTCCCTACAAGGGAAGCGCCCCCGCAGTGACCGATCTGGTCGGTGGACAGGTGCAACTGATGTTCGACAACATTCCGAGTTCATTGCCGCAGGTGCGAGCCGGCAAGTTACGCGCACTGGCGGTGACAGGACCAAGGCGCTCGCCGGTTCTTCCCGATCTGCCGACCGTATCCGAAGCCGGACTGCCCGGTTTTTCCATTACCTCATGGTTCGCCCTCTTTGCCCCTGCCGGCACGCCAGCGAAGATTCTGCTTCGTCTGAACAAGGAAGCGGGCAAGGCCATTGCGTTGAAGGAACTCAGGCAACTATGGATGGACCAGGGCATCGAACCTGCCGGCGGAACCGCGGAGCAACTCGCCGCGTTCAGGCGCATTGAAGCCTCCCGATGGGAAAAAATCGCCAGGGATTCCGGCGCGCGCGTCGAATGA
- a CDS encoding thiamine pyrophosphate-binding protein, translated as MNENMPLRSGGRILVDQLGIHGADTVFCVPGESYLDVLNAFYDVRESMRLIVCRQEGGAAFMAEAYGKLTGRPGLCFVTRGPGATNASIGVHTAYQDSTPMILFIGQVGSEVVEREAFQEMDYRRMFGQMAKWVAQIDRADRIPEFISHAFHTAVSGRPGPVVLSLPEDMLVSRAVAADGRPYARVKAHPGIADMDRLREMLAQAEKPLVILGGGDWSASACDDIRSFIEANNLPATCSFRRQDLLDNRHPNYCGDVGIGISPQLAERVRSADLILAIGARLGEMTSGGYTLFSIPQPTQRMVHVHPSSDELGRVYQAELMINAGMQEFAATAVNLAPVDSSRWRDWTHRGREDYLKNLKHGAMPGALDLGEVMAFLRGRLPENAIITNGAGNYSGWVHRFYQYTGFRTQLAPTNGAMGYGVPSGVAAKVVHPDRVVVSFSGDGCFTMNGQELATAVQYDLPVLFIVVNNGMYGTIRMHQEREYPARVYATALKNPDFAALAKAYGLHGEVVNKTPEFEPAFERALASNKPALLELRIDPEAITTRTSLTAVREQAVKAGR; from the coding sequence ATGAACGAAAACATGCCGCTCAGAAGCGGCGGGCGCATTCTGGTGGACCAGCTTGGAATTCATGGCGCAGATACGGTGTTTTGCGTTCCGGGCGAGAGCTATCTCGATGTGCTGAATGCATTTTACGATGTGCGCGAAAGCATGCGGCTGATCGTGTGCAGGCAGGAAGGCGGCGCGGCTTTCATGGCGGAGGCCTACGGCAAACTCACCGGCCGTCCGGGTCTGTGCTTCGTTACAAGAGGTCCGGGCGCGACCAATGCGAGCATAGGCGTGCATACCGCGTATCAGGATTCCACGCCGATGATTCTGTTCATCGGCCAGGTCGGCAGCGAGGTGGTCGAACGCGAAGCCTTCCAGGAAATGGATTACCGGCGCATGTTCGGACAGATGGCCAAGTGGGTCGCGCAGATCGATCGCGCAGACAGAATTCCGGAGTTCATCAGCCACGCATTTCATACGGCCGTTTCCGGACGACCCGGCCCGGTCGTTCTGTCATTGCCGGAAGACATGCTTGTCAGCCGGGCTGTGGCCGCCGATGGGCGGCCTTATGCAAGGGTGAAAGCGCATCCCGGCATTGCGGATATGGACCGTCTGCGTGAAATGCTTGCGCAAGCGGAAAAGCCGCTCGTCATTCTGGGCGGCGGAGACTGGTCTGCGAGCGCCTGCGATGACATCCGCTCATTCATCGAGGCGAACAATCTCCCCGCGACCTGCAGCTTCCGCAGGCAGGATCTGCTGGACAACCGGCATCCGAACTACTGCGGGGATGTCGGCATCGGCATCAGCCCCCAGTTGGCAGAGCGCGTGCGCAGCGCCGATCTGATTCTTGCCATCGGTGCAAGGCTGGGAGAAATGACGAGCGGTGGCTATACGTTGTTCTCGATTCCCCAGCCCACGCAACGCATGGTGCATGTCCATCCGTCATCCGACGAACTCGGCCGGGTGTACCAAGCCGAACTGATGATCAATGCCGGCATGCAGGAATTCGCAGCCACGGCGGTCAACCTTGCTCCGGTCGACTCTTCGCGCTGGCGCGACTGGACGCATCGCGGCCGCGAAGATTATCTGAAGAACCTCAAGCATGGCGCGATGCCGGGTGCGCTCGATCTCGGCGAAGTGATGGCCTTCCTGCGCGGACGCTTACCCGAGAACGCAATCATCACCAATGGTGCCGGCAATTATTCCGGCTGGGTGCACCGTTTTTACCAATACACGGGCTTTCGCACGCAGCTCGCACCGACCAATGGCGCAATGGGTTATGGGGTGCCTTCAGGCGTTGCGGCGAAGGTCGTGCATCCCGATCGCGTCGTGGTGAGTTTTTCGGGTGACGGCTGCTTCACGATGAATGGACAGGAACTGGCAACGGCGGTGCAGTACGACCTGCCGGTGCTGTTCATCGTGGTAAACAATGGCATGTACGGCACGATACGCATGCACCAGGAGCGTGAATATCCGGCCCGGGTCTATGCCACCGCGCTTAAAAACCCGGATTTTGCCGCGCTGGCGAAAGCCTATGGATTGCACGGCGAAGTGGTAAACAAGACGCCGGAGTTCGAGCCGGCTTTCGAGCGCGCACTGGCGTCCAATAAACCGGCTTTGCTGGAACTGCGCATCGATCCCGAGGCCATTACGACGCGCACCAGCTTGACTGCCGTGCGCGAGCAGGCCGTCAAAGCGGGGCGCTGA